From one Erythrobacter sp. HKB08 genomic stretch:
- a CDS encoding DUF2306 domain-containing protein — MSTLALPFTKSAAKPGFDIGPVTRGLVAAVTILLTSAALLAIFRGVFGFAPAHPNIRELAIAIHVSTVLPAIPLGGYLLLAPKGGKRHKMLGKIWIGLMVTTATAAIFIKTSGSFSFIHIFVPLTLWSSYKVIASARAGDMKKHKQEILGLFFGALLIPGLVAFLLPGRLMNVMIFGWPA; from the coding sequence ATGTCCACTCTCGCACTGCCTTTCACCAAGTCCGCTGCCAAGCCGGGCTTCGATATTGGACCCGTGACGCGCGGGCTCGTCGCCGCCGTGACGATCCTCCTCACCTCGGCAGCCCTGCTCGCGATTTTCCGCGGCGTCTTCGGCTTCGCGCCTGCGCACCCCAATATCCGCGAGCTTGCCATCGCGATCCACGTCTCGACCGTGCTGCCGGCGATCCCGCTCGGCGGCTACCTGCTGCTCGCGCCCAAGGGCGGCAAGCGGCACAAGATGCTCGGCAAGATCTGGATCGGCCTGATGGTCACCACCGCGACCGCGGCGATCTTCATCAAGACGAGCGGTAGCTTCAGCTTCATCCATATCTTCGTGCCGCTCACGCTGTGGAGCAGCTACAAGGTCATCGCCAGCGCGCGGGCCGGCGACATGAAGAAGCACAAGCAGGAAATCCTCGGCCTGTTCTTCGGCGCGCTGCTGATCCCCGGGCTGGTCGCATTCCTGCTGCCCGGCCGGCTGATGAACGTGATGATCTTCGGCTGGCCCGCCTGA
- a CDS encoding aspartate kinase, protein MARIVMKFGGTSMAGTERIRRVANIVRRQQAAGHQVAVVVSAMAGETDRLVNFCREAHALYDPAEYDVVVSSGEQVTSGLLALTLQGLGCKARSWLGWQLPVKTVEAHAKARIESIEAPDMIASLEAGEIAVIPGFQGVGEDGRITTLGRGGSDTSAVAVAAAIDADRCDIYTDVDGVYTTDPRIVAKARKLKAVTYEEMLELASVGAKVLQTRSVGLAMKEGVRVQVLSSFIDDDATPADELPGTLIVSEAEMDQILQEGDMERQHVTGIAHDKNEAKIILTRVPDKPGAVAHIFDPLAKASINVDMIIQNVGRDKGETDVTFTVPQADLARAQALLEDKREDIGFNRIITDSQIAKISVVGVGMKSHAGVAATMFQALADRGINIQAITTSEIKVSVMIDEDETELAVRVLHTAYGLDAQDEAA, encoded by the coding sequence TTGGCGCGTATCGTGATGAAATTCGGCGGCACTTCGATGGCCGGCACCGAGCGCATCCGGCGCGTGGCCAATATCGTGCGCCGCCAGCAGGCAGCTGGCCACCAGGTCGCCGTCGTCGTGTCCGCCATGGCGGGCGAGACCGACCGGCTGGTCAATTTCTGCCGCGAGGCGCATGCGCTCTACGATCCGGCGGAATACGACGTGGTCGTCTCCAGCGGCGAACAGGTGACGAGCGGATTGCTCGCGCTCACCCTGCAGGGGCTGGGCTGCAAGGCGCGCAGCTGGCTCGGCTGGCAGCTGCCGGTGAAGACCGTCGAGGCGCATGCCAAGGCGCGGATCGAGAGCATCGAAGCACCCGACATGATCGCCAGCCTCGAAGCGGGCGAAATCGCGGTCATCCCGGGCTTCCAGGGCGTCGGCGAGGATGGCCGCATCACCACACTGGGGCGGGGCGGGTCGGACACCTCGGCCGTGGCGGTCGCTGCTGCAATCGATGCCGACCGGTGCGATATCTACACCGATGTCGACGGGGTCTATACGACCGACCCGCGCATCGTCGCCAAGGCGCGCAAGCTCAAGGCGGTGACCTACGAGGAAATGCTCGAGCTCGCGAGCGTCGGGGCCAAGGTGCTCCAGACCCGCTCGGTCGGCCTTGCGATGAAGGAGGGCGTGCGCGTGCAGGTCCTCTCCAGTTTCATCGACGACGACGCCACCCCGGCGGACGAATTGCCCGGCACGCTGATCGTGTCGGAAGCGGAAATGGACCAGATCCTTCAGGAGGGCGACATGGAACGCCAGCACGTAACCGGTATCGCGCATGACAAGAACGAGGCGAAGATCATCCTCACCCGCGTGCCCGACAAGCCGGGTGCGGTGGCGCATATCTTCGATCCGCTCGCCAAGGCGTCGATCAATGTCGACATGATCATCCAGAACGTCGGCCGCGACAAGGGCGAGACCGACGTGACCTTTACCGTGCCGCAGGCCGACCTTGCGCGGGCTCAGGCATTGCTGGAGGACAAGCGCGAGGACATCGGCTTCAACCGCATCATAACCGACAGCCAGATCGCCAAGATCAGCGTCGTCGGTGTCGGCATGAAGAGCCACGCGGGTGTCGCCGCGACCATGTTCCAGGCGCTGGCCGATCGCGGGATCAACATCCAGGCGATAACCACCTCGGAAATCAAGGTCAGCGTCATGATCGACGAGGACGAAACCGAACTGGCGGTGCGCGTGCTGCACACCGCCTACGGTCTCGACGCCCAGGACGAAGCGGCCTGA